A single Vibrio sp. YMD68 DNA region contains:
- the hemH gene encoding ferrochelatase, which yields MENTKQGILLVNLGTPDAATPKAVKAFLSEFLHDHRVVDMTRWLWCPLLHGIILPVRVPKVAKLYQSVWMEEGSPLMVYSCRQKERLEAAIGIPVELGMTYGNPSLKSGIASLQERGVDDILVLPLYPQYSGTTTAAVSDGLLKAFKGSARIPQYRLTTDYHDHPQYIKALAATVRKSWQENGQGDYLLCSYHGIPKRYADNGDIYPQHCLTTTKLLAQELGLNEEQIGHTYQSRFGREEWLQPYTDKTLEQLPEKGIKKLDIVTPAFASDCLETLEEISEECKEIFVEAGGEHFQYIPCLNDSDEHIELLQQIVKTQFTL from the coding sequence ATGGAAAATACAAAACAGGGCATTTTGCTCGTGAATTTAGGGACACCGGATGCCGCTACGCCAAAAGCAGTGAAGGCATTTTTATCTGAGTTTTTACATGATCACCGTGTGGTTGATATGACCCGCTGGTTATGGTGCCCTTTATTGCATGGCATTATTCTTCCTGTCCGTGTACCTAAAGTCGCTAAATTGTATCAATCGGTATGGATGGAAGAAGGCTCGCCTTTGATGGTGTATTCTTGCAGACAAAAAGAACGCTTAGAGGCCGCGATAGGTATCCCGGTCGAACTTGGTATGACCTATGGCAACCCGAGTCTAAAGTCGGGCATAGCATCTCTTCAAGAACGAGGCGTGGACGACATCCTTGTCCTTCCGTTGTATCCGCAGTACTCAGGAACCACGACAGCTGCTGTGAGCGATGGTCTATTGAAGGCCTTTAAGGGATCTGCCCGTATTCCTCAGTATCGTTTGACCACTGATTACCACGATCATCCACAGTACATTAAAGCGCTTGCTGCTACGGTGAGAAAGAGCTGGCAGGAAAACGGTCAAGGTGATTATTTACTTTGCTCCTACCATGGAATACCAAAGCGCTATGCCGATAATGGCGATATTTATCCTCAGCATTGTTTAACCACCACCAAATTGTTGGCGCAAGAACTCGGGTTAAATGAAGAGCAAATAGGGCACACTTATCAATCGCGTTTTGGACGAGAAGAGTGGTTACAACCGTACACCGACAAAACCCTTGAACAGCTGCCAGAAAAAGGCATTAAAAAGCTGGATATCGTTACCCCTGCTTTTGCCTCTGATTGTTTGGAAACATTAGAAGAAATTTCCGAAGAGTGTAAAGAGATCTTTGTTGAAGCTGGCGGAGAGCACTTTCAGTACATACCATGCTTAAATGATTCGGATGAACATATCGAGTTATTACAACAGATAGTGAAGACACAATTTACCCTCTAA
- the rfaH gene encoding transcription/translation regulatory transformer protein RfaH: MKRWYLLYCKRGEQQRAKLHLENQNVEVFYPEVEVEKITRGKKAVKKEPLFPSYMFVRFDFEAGPSLTTVRSTRGVVDFVRIGNHPQEVQGDLIDTLKQLEQDNCEVQSLNLPEKGDIIGVVGGQFAGIDAIYQESDGEARSILLVKMISKKVPISIANKDLDLQ, from the coding sequence ATGAAGCGTTGGTATCTTCTATATTGTAAACGAGGTGAGCAGCAACGAGCGAAACTGCACCTTGAAAATCAAAATGTCGAGGTCTTTTACCCAGAAGTTGAGGTGGAAAAAATCACCCGAGGTAAAAAGGCGGTTAAGAAAGAGCCACTTTTTCCATCTTATATGTTTGTTCGTTTCGATTTTGAGGCTGGGCCGTCATTGACAACGGTTCGATCGACTCGCGGTGTGGTGGATTTTGTTCGTATAGGCAACCACCCACAAGAGGTGCAAGGGGATCTGATCGATACGCTGAAACAGTTAGAACAAGATAACTGCGAAGTCCAGTCACTTAATCTTCCTGAAAAAGGCGACATTATTGGGGTAGTGGGTGGTCAATTCGCAGGAATTGATGCCATTTACCAAGAGTCAGATGGTGAAGCACGATCGATATTATTAGTGAAAATGATCAGTAAAAAGGTTCCAATTAGTATTGCTAATAAAGATTTAGATTTGCAATAA
- the asnB gene encoding asparagine synthase B — protein MCSVFGILDIKSDASSLRPVALEMSKKLRHRGPDWSGIYASDNAILAHERLAIVGLNSGAQPLYSHDKKHILAVNGEIYNHKEIRERYEGKYDFQTDSDCEVILALYQEYGSELLEELNGIFAFVLYDEEKDQYLVGRDHIGIIPLYQGYDEHGNYYVASEMKALVPVCKTVSEFPPGCYYGSADSEPQRYYTRDWNEYAAVQGNSTSKEELTEALEAAVKRQLMTDVPYGVLLSGGLDSSITSAVAKRFAAMRIEDDGQSEAWWPQLHSFAVGLEGAPDLKAAREVADQIGTVHHEMTYTIQEGLDAIRDVIYHIETYDVTTIRASTPMYLLARKIKAMGIKMVLSGEGADEIFGGYLYFHKAPNAKEFHEETVRKLLALNMFDCARANKSLAAWGVEGRVPFLDKEFIDVAMRLNPEDKMCGNGKMEKHILRECFEHYLPEAIAWRQKEQFSDGVGYDWIDTLKATADANVTDKQMETAAFRFPYNTPQTKEGYAYREIFEELFPLESAAECVPGGPSVACSSAKAIEWDESFKNCADPSGRAVKAVHNDSY, from the coding sequence ATGTGTTCAGTTTTTGGCATATTAGATATTAAGAGCGACGCTAGTTCGCTTCGTCCCGTGGCATTAGAGATGTCTAAAAAATTACGTCACCGAGGCCCTGATTGGTCAGGTATTTATGCATCAGACAACGCGATTCTAGCGCATGAACGTTTAGCCATTGTGGGATTAAATAGTGGAGCTCAGCCTCTTTATAGCCATGATAAAAAACACATACTTGCGGTCAATGGAGAGATCTACAACCACAAAGAGATCCGTGAACGTTACGAAGGCAAATACGACTTTCAAACCGACTCTGACTGTGAAGTCATTCTAGCGTTATACCAAGAATACGGCTCAGAGCTACTAGAAGAGTTAAACGGTATTTTCGCGTTTGTATTATATGACGAAGAAAAAGACCAATATTTAGTTGGACGTGACCACATTGGTATCATTCCTCTTTACCAAGGTTACGACGAACACGGTAACTACTACGTAGCATCAGAAATGAAAGCACTGGTACCCGTTTGTAAAACCGTGAGTGAATTCCCTCCTGGTTGTTACTACGGTTCAGCAGACTCTGAACCTCAGCGTTACTACACTAGAGATTGGAATGAATACGCAGCCGTCCAGGGTAACTCGACCAGCAAAGAAGAGCTAACTGAGGCTTTAGAAGCCGCGGTTAAGCGCCAACTAATGACTGACGTCCCATACGGAGTACTGTTATCTGGCGGTCTTGATTCTTCGATTACTTCAGCAGTCGCCAAACGATTTGCCGCAATGCGTATTGAAGATGATGGTCAGTCTGAAGCATGGTGGCCGCAACTGCACTCCTTTGCGGTTGGACTAGAAGGTGCGCCCGATCTAAAAGCTGCTCGTGAGGTTGCCGATCAAATCGGTACGGTTCACCATGAGATGACCTACACCATCCAAGAAGGCCTAGACGCTATCCGTGATGTGATTTATCACATTGAAACCTATGATGTCACCACGATTCGTGCATCAACACCAATGTACCTGCTGGCTCGAAAGATTAAAGCAATGGGCATAAAAATGGTTCTTTCCGGGGAAGGCGCAGATGAAATATTTGGCGGTTACCTGTACTTCCATAAGGCACCTAATGCGAAAGAGTTCCATGAAGAAACTGTCCGTAAGTTACTCGCTTTAAACATGTTCGACTGCGCACGAGCGAATAAATCGTTAGCGGCTTGGGGAGTTGAAGGTCGAGTACCGTTTTTGGATAAAGAGTTTATCGATGTTGCTATGCGTTTAAACCCTGAAGACAAGATGTGTGGTAACGGTAAGATGGAGAAACACATCTTACGTGAGTGCTTTGAGCACTACCTACCGGAAGCGATTGCTTGGCGTCAAAAAGAGCAATTTTCTGATGGCGTAGGCTATGATTGGATTGATACGTTAAAAGCAACTGCCGATGCTAACGTCACAGACAAGCAAATGGAAACAGCAGCGTTTCGCTTCCCATACAACACACCACAAACAAAAGAAGGTTACGCATATCGTGAAATCTTTGAAGAGTTGTTCCCACTAGAATCAGCAGCAGAATGTGTACCAGGTGGCCCATCCGTTGCTTGTTCATCTGCAAAAGCAATTGAATGGGATGAGTCTTTTAAGAACTGCGCAGACCCATCTGGACGTGCTGTTAAAGCCGTGCATAACGATTCTTACTAA
- the adk gene encoding adenylate kinase: MRIILLGAPGAGKGTQAQFIMEKYGIPQISTGDMLRAAIKAGTEMGKQAKSVIDAGQLVSDEIILGLIKERIAEDDCAKGFLLDGFPRTIPQADGLKEMGVNVDYVIEFDVADGVIVERMAGRRAHLASGRTYHAIYNPPKVEGKDDITGEDLVVRDDDKEETVRARLGVYHEQTAPLIEYYGKEAQAGNTQYLKFDGTKQVAEVSAELAKALS, encoded by the coding sequence ATGCGCATCATCCTTCTAGGTGCTCCAGGTGCAGGTAAAGGCACACAAGCTCAATTCATCATGGAAAAGTATGGTATTCCACAAATCTCAACGGGTGACATGCTGCGTGCTGCAATTAAAGCGGGCACTGAAATGGGCAAGCAAGCGAAATCAGTAATCGATGCTGGACAACTTGTTTCTGATGAGATCATCTTAGGTTTAATCAAAGAGCGTATTGCTGAAGATGATTGTGCAAAAGGCTTTTTGCTAGATGGCTTCCCTCGTACCATTCCTCAGGCTGACGGCTTGAAAGAAATGGGCGTTAATGTTGATTATGTGATTGAATTTGATGTGGCTGACGGCGTAATTGTTGAGCGCATGGCTGGCCGTCGCGCTCACCTTGCTTCTGGTCGTACTTATCACGCAATTTACAATCCGCCAAAAGTGGAAGGTAAAGATGACATTACCGGTGAAGACCTTGTTGTACGTGATGATGATAAAGAAGAGACCGTTCGTGCACGTTTAGGCGTATACCACGAGCAAACTGCGCCGCTTATCGAGTACTACGGTAAAGAAGCACAAGCAGGCAACACTCAGTACCTGAAATTTGACGGCACTAAGCAAGTGGCTGAAGTGAGTGCAGAGCTGGCAAAAGCACTGTCTTAA